In Gemmata obscuriglobus, a single genomic region encodes these proteins:
- a CDS encoding CHAD domain-containing protein, with the protein MADGKWITGLSPEVPVAEAAGRVLAERFRLVRQYLPLAAGRAWEDAEFVHQLRVGTRRACAALRVFAPAFPRKPLKATKEALRALRRAAGGARDWDVFLAALPGSTAFRGTDAEPARDFLLGYAFGERTVAQAHLADAEARHGAAFRAAADALLTRAHNTESADAPATIGPLAVEQLGELMRELTDEAEANPTEPVDLHAVRITAKRLRYAIEIFAACFPRFLKDTVYPAVERVQEVLGEVQDAAVGLDRLSDIRGRLGAALPTQMARVKPGFNELASELRAKIPAGREAFAAWRQQWLEMTSMFKLELISATITG; encoded by the coding sequence ATGGCTGATGGGAAGTGGATCACGGGCCTTTCGCCCGAAGTGCCGGTTGCGGAGGCGGCCGGTCGGGTTCTCGCCGAACGCTTCCGACTGGTACGGCAGTACCTCCCTCTCGCCGCGGGCCGGGCCTGGGAGGACGCCGAGTTCGTTCACCAGTTGCGCGTCGGCACCCGCCGCGCCTGCGCCGCGCTTCGCGTGTTTGCTCCCGCGTTCCCGCGGAAGCCCCTCAAAGCCACGAAGGAAGCCCTCCGCGCTCTGCGCCGGGCGGCTGGCGGCGCGCGCGACTGGGACGTGTTCCTCGCCGCCTTACCCGGTTCTACGGCGTTTCGGGGCACGGACGCAGAGCCCGCCCGCGACTTCCTGCTGGGATACGCCTTCGGCGAGCGAACCGTGGCGCAAGCCCACCTCGCCGACGCCGAGGCGCGACACGGTGCGGCGTTCCGCGCCGCGGCCGACGCGCTGCTGACCCGCGCCCACAACACCGAGAGCGCCGACGCCCCGGCAACCATCGGTCCTCTGGCGGTCGAGCAACTCGGCGAGTTGATGCGCGAGTTGACCGACGAGGCCGAAGCGAACCCGACCGAACCGGTCGACCTGCACGCCGTGCGGATCACCGCGAAGCGACTTCGGTACGCGATCGAAATCTTCGCGGCGTGCTTCCCCCGGTTTCTGAAGGACACTGTCTACCCGGCGGTGGAGCGGGTGCAAGAAGTGCTCGGCGAGGTCCAGGACGCCGCGGTCGGTCTGGACCGGCTGTCCGACATCCGGGGGCGTCTCGGTGCGGCGCTCCCCACGCAAATGGCGCGCGTGAAGCCCGGGTTTAACGAGCTGGCTTCCGAACTGCGGGCCAAGATCCCGGCAGGGCGCGAGGCGTTCGCAGCCTGGCGCCAGCAGTGGCTCGAAATGACTTCCATGTTCAAGCTCGAACTGATCTCAGCGACCATTACCGGATAA
- a CDS encoding DUF1559 domain-containing protein, producing MSVPSARIGIPSNTSERPGFSLVELLVVLGIVGLLIGLLLPAVQKIRGGAARTSCQNNLKQIGLALQNYHASHGRLPDGVPQNALRRPPVTVTWMAQILAQMDQAALSEGTERALVTHPLDPLCNPPHVGFSAVVKPYQCPSDGRLTAPVATRDRLSMACTSYMGVSGKQANDGVMGQYPGVRLTDISDGASQTVAVGERPPPDTFQAGGWYARLAPPNGYWGTLYGPDEDMPIINYPPPGERCGGPFVFGPGRTENPCDRYHYWSLHAGGANFLFADGSVHFFRHAARDILPSLATRSGGEVVNVSEW from the coding sequence ATGAGCGTCCCATCCGCCCGTATTGGTATCCCATCGAACACATCCGAACGGCCCGGGTTCAGTTTGGTGGAACTGCTGGTGGTCTTGGGGATCGTTGGCTTGTTAATAGGCCTTTTGCTCCCGGCTGTGCAAAAAATTCGCGGGGGAGCGGCCCGCACCTCCTGTCAAAATAATCTGAAACAGATCGGTCTCGCCCTTCAGAACTACCACGCCTCCCACGGCCGGTTGCCCGACGGGGTGCCCCAAAACGCACTGCGCCGACCGCCCGTGACCGTTACGTGGATGGCACAAATACTGGCGCAAATGGATCAAGCGGCGTTGTCGGAGGGAACAGAGCGGGCCCTCGTCACGCACCCTCTGGACCCGCTCTGTAACCCGCCCCACGTCGGGTTCAGCGCCGTCGTGAAACCCTACCAGTGTCCGTCCGACGGTCGGTTGACGGCCCCGGTGGCGACTCGGGACCGGCTTTCAATGGCCTGCACGTCGTATATGGGCGTGAGCGGTAAGCAGGCCAATGATGGGGTCATGGGGCAGTACCCGGGTGTGCGGTTGACAGACATCTCGGACGGTGCCAGTCAAACGGTAGCGGTGGGAGAGCGCCCCCCGCCGGATACGTTCCAGGCCGGGGGATGGTACGCTCGGTTGGCTCCGCCGAACGGCTATTGGGGCACGCTCTACGGACCCGATGAGGATATGCCAATCATCAACTACCCGCCACCGGGCGAACGCTGCGGCGGGCCATTTGTGTTTGGACCCGGTCGGACCGAAAACCCCTGCGATCGGTACCACTACTGGAGCCTTCATGCGGGCGGCGCGAACTTTCTGTTCGCCGACGGGTCGGTTCACTTCTTCCGCCACGCCGCGCGCGACATCCTCCCGTCCCTTGCAACTCGGTCCGGCGGCGAAGTGGTGAACGTATCGGAGTGGTGA
- a CDS encoding DUF6797 domain-containing protein — MPLILLLAAVSAAPDLPIAPPPRPAVPPGIDPALADWTPRPAVGKAEPWERMTDKDWIDPRFRDMNTGPFLNCTMQYPLGKGRETIYKATVVRVGAKDEFAAVFDRSTMRVSAAWAGGYLNHSDRRFGLLNTPTPKGEMLFANAAGPGWADPNGTWDAPKPFTAPLRKEWAKYRGLYVHGSRVVFSYTVNGRDVLESVALGATKSGKQVPLRTIEVQPGTAAVTPAPARVRNNTPAREIKSPLPVQIVEPFENEAVSVKGNSLADLTKGGPKRWGDPIVTQLVRGKPAGAFAVDTLTIPYKNRFGALFFCTGVDFLKDGRIAMCTCHGDVWLVTVDEKEGTCSWQRYATGLYHPLGLKVVDGKVVVLERGQLTRLHDLNADGEADFYECVSNDWHTGAGEHSYDTCLETDPEGNFYFFKTGDTHLPSGGTLIRVTKDGAKAEVFCTGFRHPIGMGMSPTGVLTGADQEGNWMPATRIDQYRKGGFYGDMRGHHRATPPTTYNNPLCWLPREVDNSAGGQVWVPKGAFGPLAGLPLHLSYGRCRPYVLLRQELSDGSAQGGVAGLGIQFLSGVCRGRFGPDGNLYACGLNGWQTAAQADGCLQRVRYTGQPLDVATGLEVRGNVLKLTFARPLDPKSIAVTDNYRCAWWNYRWSGEYGSKRWKPSDPTAEGQDDVPVQSATLSTDGRTLELTFAALKPVMQMQVGYNVKAADGAAVTGSVVLTINSTK, encoded by the coding sequence ATGCCTCTCATTCTCCTACTCGCGGCCGTTTCGGCCGCTCCCGATCTCCCCATCGCCCCGCCCCCGCGCCCGGCCGTGCCGCCCGGCATCGACCCGGCCCTCGCGGACTGGACCCCGCGCCCGGCCGTGGGAAAGGCCGAGCCGTGGGAGCGGATGACCGACAAGGATTGGATCGACCCGCGGTTCCGCGACATGAACACGGGGCCGTTCCTGAACTGCACGATGCAGTACCCGCTCGGCAAGGGACGTGAAACGATCTACAAGGCGACCGTGGTGCGGGTGGGCGCGAAGGACGAGTTCGCGGCCGTATTCGACCGCTCCACCATGCGGGTGAGTGCCGCGTGGGCCGGCGGGTACCTGAACCACAGCGACCGCCGCTTCGGTCTGCTCAACACGCCGACGCCGAAGGGCGAAATGCTGTTCGCCAACGCCGCCGGCCCCGGCTGGGCCGACCCGAACGGCACGTGGGACGCGCCGAAACCGTTCACCGCACCGCTGCGGAAAGAGTGGGCCAAGTACCGCGGGCTGTACGTTCACGGCAGTCGCGTCGTGTTCAGCTATACCGTAAACGGGCGCGACGTGCTCGAGTCGGTGGCCCTCGGTGCGACCAAGAGCGGGAAACAGGTGCCGCTGCGGACGATCGAAGTTCAGCCCGGCACGGCAGCCGTCACCCCCGCGCCGGCGCGCGTGCGCAACAACACGCCCGCCCGCGAGATCAAAAGCCCGCTGCCGGTTCAAATCGTCGAACCGTTCGAGAACGAAGCGGTTTCCGTAAAGGGGAACAGCCTCGCCGATCTGACGAAAGGCGGCCCAAAACGCTGGGGCGATCCGATCGTCACCCAACTCGTCCGCGGGAAGCCCGCCGGGGCGTTCGCGGTGGACACGCTGACCATCCCGTACAAGAACCGCTTCGGCGCGCTGTTCTTCTGCACCGGCGTGGACTTCCTCAAAGACGGCCGGATCGCGATGTGTACCTGTCACGGCGACGTGTGGCTGGTCACGGTCGACGAGAAGGAGGGAACGTGCTCCTGGCAGCGGTATGCGACCGGGCTCTACCACCCGCTCGGGCTGAAAGTCGTTGACGGGAAGGTGGTTGTTCTCGAGCGCGGGCAACTCACCCGCCTCCACGACCTGAACGCCGACGGCGAGGCCGATTTCTACGAGTGCGTGAGCAACGACTGGCACACCGGGGCCGGCGAACACTCCTACGACACCTGCCTGGAAACCGACCCCGAAGGCAACTTCTACTTTTTCAAGACCGGCGACACGCACCTCCCGTCCGGCGGCACCCTGATCCGCGTCACGAAGGACGGCGCGAAGGCCGAAGTGTTCTGCACCGGGTTCCGGCACCCGATCGGGATGGGCATGTCGCCGACCGGCGTGCTGACCGGCGCGGACCAGGAAGGGAACTGGATGCCCGCCACCCGCATCGACCAGTACCGTAAAGGCGGGTTCTACGGTGACATGCGCGGACACCACCGCGCCACCCCGCCCACAACTTACAACAACCCGCTGTGCTGGCTCCCGCGCGAGGTGGACAACTCGGCCGGCGGCCAGGTATGGGTGCCGAAGGGAGCGTTCGGGCCGCTCGCCGGGCTCCCGCTCCACCTCTCTTACGGCCGATGTCGGCCCTACGTATTACTCCGGCAGGAGTTGAGCGACGGCTCGGCGCAAGGCGGGGTCGCCGGTCTCGGCATCCAGTTCCTGTCAGGTGTGTGCCGCGGGCGCTTTGGACCCGACGGCAACCTGTACGCGTGCGGGCTCAACGGCTGGCAGACGGCGGCCCAGGCGGACGGGTGTTTGCAGCGCGTGCGGTACACCGGTCAGCCGCTCGACGTGGCAACGGGGCTGGAGGTGCGGGGTAATGTGCTGAAGCTCACGTTTGCCCGGCCCTTGGACCCGAAATCGATCGCGGTGACCGACAACTACCGCTGCGCGTGGTGGAACTACCGGTGGAGCGGCGAGTACGGTTCCAAGCGCTGGAAGCCGTCCGACCCGACCGCCGAGGGCCAGGACGACGTTCCCGTTCAGAGCGCCACGCTCTCGACCGACGGGCGGACGCTGGAACTCACGTTCGCGGCACTTAAGCCGGTGATGCAAATGCAGGTCGGGTACAACGTGAAGGCCGCGGACGGCGCCGCGGTGACCGGCTCAGTGGTCCTGACCATTAACAGCACCAAATGA
- a CDS encoding GTPase produces the protein MQPTEHRSAVGQLADDLRWLEDHCRRQPELSAHAATLRLASALTRNVIGPFLEGQPPRPLHVSVVGGAGAGKSTVVNFLAGAKVAEANPQAGFTRHPTAFLPPGPAFQWPSYLGFLGSMHKLSEDKPASVDEDVYQVKRVPLPASAKEGYSHPLGEFVIWDCPDMTTWAAENYVGRLLEISALSDVIVYVASDERYNDAVPTEFLHLLVKAGKAVVVALTKMRPQDADAFIEHFKQEILGRLPRLPNGETPAVPVVAIPHMSVADRSDPAGAGAHYRVQLLNQILVQCESDALTRARTVTNAAKYLSTAGEGLLEVAKRDFSELDAWKSAVQSGKAAFEERYRREFLSGEQFRRFDRFRERLTDLLELPAAGRVVGGIFWGLRAPYRWTRDAIYGLLVRPDVLNLSEESVLSGALAGWLDALHTEALRKAGAHAIWKQVSIRFESELAPQARDRFATDFRSFELKETDDLEQAGRALVNGLEKNPALLYSLRGGKLAVDLAIIGGVVYSTWPPGWGLLLIPLGVSASHQTAELATRAVAEGARQRVRSHRESLMTASLSAPLANWLTEWPATGGTSLEKLQQVLRRVPESIRTLEERVVAKAAALTQPKEAPPVPVAAPAGP, from the coding sequence ATGCAACCGACCGAACACCGCTCGGCCGTCGGTCAACTCGCCGACGACCTCCGCTGGCTCGAAGACCACTGCCGCCGGCAGCCCGAGCTGTCCGCGCACGCGGCCACGCTGCGGCTGGCGTCCGCGCTGACGCGCAACGTGATCGGGCCGTTCCTGGAGGGCCAGCCCCCCCGGCCGCTGCACGTTTCGGTGGTCGGCGGCGCCGGCGCGGGCAAGAGTACGGTGGTGAACTTCCTGGCGGGAGCAAAGGTCGCGGAGGCGAACCCGCAGGCCGGGTTCACACGCCACCCGACGGCGTTCCTGCCGCCCGGCCCCGCGTTCCAGTGGCCCAGCTACCTCGGCTTCCTCGGCTCGATGCACAAGCTCTCGGAAGACAAGCCCGCGAGCGTGGACGAGGACGTGTACCAGGTGAAACGCGTCCCGCTGCCGGCGAGCGCGAAAGAGGGTTATTCGCACCCGTTGGGCGAGTTCGTGATCTGGGACTGCCCGGACATGACCACCTGGGCGGCGGAGAACTACGTCGGCCGGCTGCTCGAGATCTCGGCCCTGTCGGACGTGATCGTCTACGTGGCGTCGGACGAGCGGTACAACGACGCGGTCCCGACCGAGTTCCTGCATTTGCTCGTGAAGGCCGGTAAGGCGGTCGTCGTGGCGCTCACGAAGATGCGCCCGCAGGACGCCGACGCGTTCATCGAGCACTTCAAGCAGGAGATCCTGGGCCGGCTCCCCAGGCTCCCGAACGGCGAGACGCCCGCCGTTCCCGTGGTCGCGATCCCGCACATGAGCGTCGCGGACCGGTCCGACCCGGCGGGCGCCGGCGCGCACTACCGCGTCCAGTTGCTGAACCAGATCCTGGTTCAGTGCGAGAGCGACGCCCTGACGCGCGCCCGAACAGTGACCAACGCCGCGAAATACCTGTCGACCGCCGGTGAAGGGCTGCTCGAGGTCGCCAAGCGCGACTTCAGTGAACTGGACGCGTGGAAGTCCGCGGTGCAGTCCGGTAAGGCGGCCTTTGAGGAGCGCTACCGACGGGAGTTCCTCTCGGGGGAGCAGTTCCGACGGTTCGACCGGTTCCGCGAGCGCCTGACGGACCTGCTCGAGTTGCCGGCGGCCGGGCGCGTGGTCGGCGGCATCTTCTGGGGGCTCCGGGCGCCGTACCGGTGGACCCGCGACGCGATTTACGGGCTACTCGTACGCCCGGACGTGCTAAATCTGTCGGAAGAGTCGGTACTGTCGGGTGCGCTGGCGGGCTGGCTGGACGCGCTGCACACCGAGGCGCTGCGCAAGGCCGGTGCCCATGCGATCTGGAAGCAGGTGTCGATCCGGTTCGAGTCGGAACTCGCGCCCCAGGCCCGGGACCGGTTCGCCACCGACTTCCGGTCCTTCGAGCTGAAAGAGACGGACGACCTCGAACAGGCCGGCCGGGCGCTCGTGAACGGTCTGGAGAAGAACCCGGCGCTGCTGTACTCGCTCCGGGGCGGGAAGCTGGCGGTGGACCTCGCCATCATCGGGGGCGTGGTGTATTCGACCTGGCCGCCGGGCTGGGGGCTGTTGCTCATCCCGCTCGGGGTGTCGGCATCCCACCAGACGGCGGAACTCGCCACGCGGGCGGTGGCGGAAGGCGCGCGGCAGCGGGTCCGGTCGCACCGCGAGTCGCTGATGACCGCCTCCCTGAGCGCGCCGCTGGCGAACTGGCTGACCGAGTGGCCCGCGACCGGTGGGACGTCGCTGGAGAAGCTCCAGCAGGTGCTCCGCCGGGTGCCGGAGTCGATCCGCACGCTCGAAGAGCGAGTTGTTGCGAAGGCCGCCGCACTCACGCAGCCCAAAGAAGCACCGCCGGTGCCGGTCGCGGCTCCCGCCGGGCCGTAA
- a CDS encoding NAD(P)/FAD-dependent oxidoreductase — protein MPASPDVVILGGGVIGLTSAYFLARAGVSVHVYDRGDLGREASWAGAGIVPPGHPDRAATPADRLRGIGSARFPELSAELRTLTGVDNGYRRCGALEFLSPDDSDVVDLWRAEAIAFERLTVAESRALEPLGTVEGEPYLLPGCAQVRNPWHLRALIAACERAGVALRPGVGADGWEFTDARVTGVRLSSGAVVRAGNYLLATGAWSKPLLQPLGHTPHVYPVRGQIAAVRGAAGSRVLMMGKRYIVPRGDGLTLIGSTEEPEAGFENRTTPEGIGGLVAFAQAVLRFANGPIVEASWSGLRPGSPDGLPYLGPVPGTDRVFVAAGHFRAGVQLSVGTAQVVTELLTGRPPCVELRPFALDRRPGANAKTAFRS, from the coding sequence ATGCCAGCTTCACCAGATGTCGTCATCCTCGGCGGCGGCGTGATCGGCCTCACGTCCGCCTATTTCCTCGCGCGGGCGGGCGTGTCGGTCCACGTGTACGACCGCGGCGACCTCGGCCGCGAGGCGTCGTGGGCGGGGGCCGGGATCGTGCCGCCGGGGCACCCGGACCGCGCCGCGACGCCCGCCGACCGGCTCCGCGGCATCGGCTCGGCGCGGTTCCCGGAACTGTCCGCGGAGTTGCGCACGCTCACGGGCGTCGATAACGGCTACCGGCGCTGCGGCGCTCTGGAGTTTCTCTCTCCCGACGACTCCGATGTTGTGGACCTGTGGCGCGCGGAAGCGATCGCGTTCGAGCGCCTCACAGTGGCAGAATCGCGGGCACTCGAACCGCTCGGCACCGTCGAAGGGGAGCCGTACCTCCTGCCGGGATGCGCGCAGGTGCGAAACCCGTGGCACCTCCGCGCACTGATTGCCGCGTGCGAACGCGCCGGCGTCGCGCTCCGACCGGGCGTAGGTGCGGACGGGTGGGAGTTCACCGACGCGCGGGTCACCGGCGTGCGGCTCTCGTCCGGTGCCGTCGTTCGGGCCGGCAACTACCTTCTGGCTACCGGGGCCTGGAGCAAACCGCTCCTCCAGCCGCTCGGACACACGCCGCACGTTTACCCCGTGCGCGGGCAGATCGCGGCGGTCCGCGGCGCGGCCGGGTCGCGCGTCCTGATGATGGGGAAGCGGTACATCGTTCCCCGCGGCGACGGTTTAACGCTGATCGGTTCCACGGAGGAACCCGAAGCCGGGTTCGAGAACCGCACCACGCCCGAAGGCATCGGCGGACTGGTCGCGTTCGCTCAAGCCGTGCTCCGGTTCGCGAACGGTCCGATCGTCGAGGCAAGTTGGTCCGGCTTGCGACCCGGATCTCCGGACGGGCTACCGTACCTGGGACCAGTCCCCGGCACGGACCGCGTGTTCGTCGCCGCCGGCCACTTCCGCGCCGGGGTGCAGCTCTCGGTCGGCACCGCGCAGGTAGTGACCGAACTACTGACCGGGCGACCGCCGTGTGTGGAGCTGCGCCCGTTCGCCCTGGACCGCCGCCCCGGGGCGAACGCGAAGACCGCGTTCCGGAGCTGA
- a CDS encoding GTPase, producing the protein MSASGPEQEDATATTAVAPEVPPQPLLRTLAPLLRGLERPVRSWLDSRRKYPLSMMQRAELEGLADDLRRQAETLDVEKPLLVVMLMGGTGVGKSTLLNALAGGPIAQASFTRPTTRDPVVYFHHSVKSERLDPALRLCRLVQHDRAGLEQKVIVDTPDVDSNDLSNRDKLVALLPVADIVLYVGSQEKYHDRIVWDLFKQQRQRRAFAFVLNKWDRCLTGESGIRPDEDLLADLKAEGFQSPLLFRTTAQLWLDAAKTHSGSGPPPRPADLPEGEQFALLRSWLELGLTKLEIEAVKARGVGQLLAHVARVAEANRPPDLTAEAEKVKTAWETTLADEADVQADVLVGTLEPYQTEVEHHFSVEDQQRFRGLMAAYLRVTTRLRYAGSGLRDRIPLAGLKGKLLGGKVDTPVEWNLGAFVQECARTAGERVLDQRTAALINRLLVDAESKGFPLTLLSEPANSAGRLDWRDKVTRAVIDALAEVERQATNPTGFRRALRGTLTAAANTLPEIALVATVGTLLWNFFVPTPSITPDMFQMLLVVLIPLVVIVAVHLLILLLLPIRWPTIRAEFRRQLGDRMATELGRAYLAIPGEVAAAIREERKQVDRLVAETKEVENWLTERQQAAHVGELYGK; encoded by the coding sequence ATGAGCGCGAGCGGACCCGAACAAGAAGACGCCACCGCCACGACCGCCGTCGCGCCCGAGGTGCCGCCGCAACCGCTGCTGCGCACCCTCGCACCGCTCCTCCGCGGGCTGGAGCGGCCCGTGCGGTCTTGGCTCGACTCGCGCCGGAAGTACCCGCTCAGTATGATGCAGCGGGCCGAGCTGGAAGGGCTCGCCGACGACCTGCGGCGGCAGGCCGAGACGCTCGATGTCGAGAAGCCGCTATTAGTCGTGATGCTGATGGGGGGCACGGGTGTCGGAAAGTCGACGCTCCTGAACGCCCTCGCCGGCGGGCCGATCGCGCAGGCGTCGTTCACCCGCCCGACCACCCGCGACCCGGTGGTGTACTTCCACCACTCGGTCAAGTCGGAGCGGCTCGACCCGGCACTGCGGCTGTGCCGCCTGGTCCAGCACGACCGCGCGGGGCTCGAACAGAAGGTGATCGTCGACACCCCCGACGTGGATTCCAACGACCTGAGCAACCGCGACAAGCTGGTCGCCCTGCTGCCCGTCGCCGACATCGTGCTGTACGTCGGCTCGCAGGAGAAGTATCACGACCGGATCGTGTGGGACCTGTTCAAGCAGCAGCGGCAGCGCCGGGCGTTCGCGTTCGTACTCAACAAGTGGGACCGGTGCCTCACCGGCGAAAGCGGAATCCGGCCCGACGAGGACCTGCTCGCGGACCTCAAGGCCGAGGGGTTTCAGAGCCCCTTGCTCTTTCGCACCACGGCGCAACTGTGGCTCGACGCGGCGAAGACTCATTCCGGGAGCGGCCCCCCGCCCCGTCCCGCCGACCTCCCCGAAGGCGAGCAGTTCGCGCTCCTGCGGAGCTGGCTCGAACTGGGGCTGACGAAGCTCGAGATCGAAGCCGTCAAGGCGCGCGGGGTCGGGCAACTGCTCGCGCACGTCGCGCGCGTCGCCGAGGCGAACCGGCCGCCGGACCTCACCGCCGAGGCCGAGAAGGTCAAAACCGCGTGGGAGACAACGCTCGCGGACGAGGCGGATGTGCAAGCCGACGTGCTGGTCGGCACGCTGGAACCGTACCAGACGGAGGTCGAGCACCATTTCAGCGTCGAGGACCAGCAGCGGTTCCGCGGGCTGATGGCGGCGTACCTGCGCGTCACCACGCGGCTCCGGTACGCCGGCAGCGGGCTGCGCGACCGCATCCCGTTAGCCGGGCTGAAGGGCAAGCTGCTCGGCGGGAAGGTCGATACGCCGGTCGAGTGGAACCTGGGCGCGTTCGTGCAGGAGTGCGCCCGCACGGCCGGGGAGCGCGTGCTCGACCAGCGCACGGCGGCGCTCATCAACCGGTTACTCGTGGACGCCGAGTCGAAGGGGTTCCCCCTCACGCTGTTGAGCGAACCGGCGAACTCGGCGGGCCGGCTGGACTGGCGCGACAAGGTCACCCGCGCCGTGATCGACGCGCTCGCCGAAGTGGAGCGCCAGGCCACGAACCCGACGGGCTTCCGCCGGGCCTTGCGCGGCACGCTCACCGCCGCGGCGAACACGCTCCCGGAGATCGCCCTCGTGGCGACCGTCGGCACTCTGTTGTGGAACTTTTTCGTGCCCACGCCGAGCATCACCCCGGACATGTTCCAGATGTTGCTGGTGGTGCTGATCCCGCTCGTGGTGATCGTGGCGGTCCACCTGCTCATTCTGCTGCTGTTGCCGATCCGCTGGCCGACGATCCGCGCCGAGTTCCGCCGGCAGTTGGGTGACCGAATGGCAACGGAACTGGGGCGCGCGTACCTCGCGATTCCGGGCGAGGTCGCCGCCGCCATCCGTGAGGAGCGCAAACAGGTAGACAGGCTTGTGGCCGAAACGAAAGAAGTTGAGAACTGGCTCACCGAGCGCCAGCAGGCCGCACACGTGGGCGAGCTGTACGGAAAGTGA
- a CDS encoding glycosyltransferase family 39 protein has protein sequence MSADRLSPSVPRAGGRLLLVLAGFVTLANVAKPVTVDDTAYLLFARHIHSHPTNPYGFALFWWAQPEPAMEVLCPPVVPYWLALGMTLFGEHVGLLKLWLFPFVLLLAWALNTLLVRFARGIEGVALPVLMLSPAVLPSLNLMLDVPALALALASVELFIRAAGRGLGLAALAGCVAGLAMQTKYSAFVAPAVIAWYGITHRRVVPAVCAVFAAAALFAGWEFLLVAKYGRSHFAFHAGSSGGGGLSAFVESKFPLLAPLGGYLGCLAVGSGLLAMSALRVARCWTTGTAALWCLGFGSLVTLPRRWTIISDLNLVSAFWQLSGLIWLMAGAGCLGVLLFRVRTGLGVRVHRGALFLSGWLLIELAAAIGLAPFPAARRVIGVSVVLGLVAARVLSRVCRVRQDRRPSRWVVGVGVGAGALVAAIDTLDAYPEKLCAEEAALRVARARAEEPLSAGRVWYVGHWGFQYYCERFGMLPLIAQQTEARAGDYLVVPEYPPDDPFPRPYAGFDVRHPPEWVADDLGGVTADDLLSAKTVPNYYGGAGPVTGRDHPRLQVRVYRLRTDWVMP, from the coding sequence TTGAGCGCCGATCGACTTTCTCCGTCCGTCCCACGCGCCGGGGGGCGGCTGTTACTCGTGCTGGCGGGGTTTGTCACCCTCGCGAACGTTGCGAAACCCGTGACGGTGGACGACACCGCGTACCTCCTGTTTGCCCGGCACATCCACTCCCACCCAACCAACCCCTACGGGTTCGCTCTTTTCTGGTGGGCACAGCCGGAACCCGCGATGGAGGTACTGTGCCCGCCCGTGGTGCCGTACTGGCTGGCGCTCGGGATGACGCTGTTCGGTGAACACGTCGGGCTCCTGAAGCTGTGGCTCTTTCCGTTCGTGCTGCTCCTGGCATGGGCTTTGAACACGCTTCTGGTCCGCTTCGCACGGGGCATAGAGGGTGTTGCCCTGCCGGTGCTGATGCTCTCGCCCGCCGTTCTGCCCTCGCTGAACCTGATGCTCGATGTGCCGGCGCTGGCGCTCGCCCTGGCGTCGGTTGAACTGTTCATCCGTGCCGCGGGGCGTGGTCTGGGGCTCGCGGCACTCGCGGGCTGTGTCGCAGGGCTAGCGATGCAGACGAAGTACAGCGCGTTTGTAGCTCCGGCGGTGATCGCGTGGTACGGGATCACACACCGGCGCGTGGTTCCCGCCGTGTGCGCGGTATTCGCTGCTGCTGCATTATTTGCGGGCTGGGAATTTCTACTCGTCGCAAAGTACGGCCGATCGCACTTCGCGTTCCACGCCGGCTCGTCGGGCGGCGGCGGATTGAGCGCCTTCGTCGAGTCCAAGTTCCCTCTCCTCGCACCACTGGGCGGTTACCTGGGGTGTCTTGCCGTCGGGAGCGGGTTGCTTGCTATGTCTGCGCTCCGTGTTGCACGATGCTGGACTACCGGAACTGCCGCATTGTGGTGCCTCGGGTTCGGTTCGCTCGTCACACTGCCGCGCCGGTGGACCATCATTTCCGACCTCAACTTGGTGTCCGCGTTCTGGCAACTGAGCGGGCTCATCTGGCTGATGGCAGGAGCAGGATGTTTGGGCGTGCTGCTGTTCCGCGTCCGAACGGGGCTGGGCGTTCGTGTTCACCGCGGGGCGCTGTTTCTTTCCGGTTGGCTGCTCATCGAACTGGCGGCGGCAATTGGCTTAGCGCCGTTCCCGGCGGCCCGGCGTGTCATCGGGGTCAGCGTTGTATTGGGTCTGGTTGCGGCACGCGTGTTGAGCCGCGTCTGCCGTGTACGTCAGGATCGCCGCCCCTCTCGATGGGTCGTTGGTGTGGGTGTGGGGGCCGGCGCGCTGGTGGCCGCGATCGACACTCTTGACGCTTACCCCGAGAAGCTGTGCGCCGAAGAAGCCGCGCTACGGGTTGCACGGGCGCGAGCGGAGGAGCCGTTGTCGGCGGGTCGGGTGTGGTACGTCGGACATTGGGGTTTTCAGTACTACTGCGAGCGATTCGGGATGCTGCCGCTCATCGCTCAGCAGACGGAAGCGCGTGCCGGGGACTACCTCGTGGTGCCCGAATACCCGCCGGATGATCCGTTCCCGCGGCCGTACGCGGGGTTCGATGTGCGGCACCCTCCAGAATGGGTTGCGGACGATCTGGGCGGCGTTACGGCCGACGATCTGCTCTCGGCGAAGACTGTACCGAACTACTACGGCGGCGCCGGTCCCGTAACGGGGCGAGACCATCCCCGGCTGCAAGTGCGCGTGTACCGGCTGCGCACCGATTGGGTGATGCCGTAA